The proteins below come from a single Dehalococcoidia bacterium genomic window:
- a CDS encoding NAD(P)/FAD-dependent oxidoreductase → MGGHIRNIFSPGFIGKMELKNRIIMAGMGTSLEPEDGTVDQRTIDFYAERARGGAALLIVGVGAIDHPYGLALTNQLGLSDDKYVPGLKVLSDAIHANGAKIAIQLHHAGKVAMSDFGRGIDMVSASELSAGGSEILQDMASTEIPRLMQQFSKKPPHNTTLALSKEQIKDYTRKYAEAAGRCKKAGLDGVEIHAAHGYLIANFLSPHTNKRTDEYGGEVKNRTRFLLEIIAAVREKVGRDYPVWCRIDGQEFEIEDGITIDDTKQLAPMLEAAGVDALHVSGYGGFRRSFYHAPICQPEAHLVGLAAEIKKTVKIPVIAVGRIDAELGDRLIRDGKADFIAMARAILADPEYPNKVAAGRQDDVIPCIQCYNCATQAFWNAPVFCAVNPAAGKEAELRIEPAGQPKKVLVIGSGPGGMEAAIVAARRGHKVAIYDKGVRLGGALVFASMASELNEAFLYYLIRQVKKLGIEVHLGTEVTPQLIDEIKPDAVIVANGGILTSPDLPGKNRPNVLTGSDFRKMLASNLKGEGARMLTWWQKMAVRISSPLLPYLITIPNIRKISRIWLPIGKRVVIVGGDIAGVELAEFLADRGRQVTVLEEKDLAAEMSIARRWNYLQHLREMGVTLIKGVKYGEITDEGVSYSTKKGSTVVPADTVVITGGIAANTALYEAIKAKVPQTFIVGDCRELRLIHGSVEDGCRAALAIQ, encoded by the coding sequence ATGGGAGGTCATATTAGAAATATATTCTCCCCGGGCTTTATCGGGAAGATGGAACTGAAGAACCGAATAATAATGGCGGGCATGGGCACCAGCCTGGAGCCGGAGGACGGCACCGTGGACCAGCGCACCATCGACTTCTACGCGGAGCGCGCCAGGGGCGGAGCAGCTCTGCTCATCGTCGGTGTTGGCGCGATCGACCATCCGTACGGACTGGCGCTGACGAACCAGCTCGGCCTGTCCGACGACAAGTACGTTCCCGGCCTGAAAGTACTGTCCGACGCCATTCACGCGAACGGCGCCAAGATTGCCATCCAGCTGCACCACGCCGGCAAGGTGGCCATGTCGGACTTCGGGCGGGGCATCGATATGGTCAGCGCCAGCGAGCTCTCCGCCGGCGGCAGCGAGATATTACAGGACATGGCCTCCACCGAGATACCCCGTCTCATGCAGCAGTTCTCCAAGAAACCGCCGCACAATACGACCCTCGCCCTGAGCAAGGAACAGATCAAAGACTACACACGCAAGTACGCCGAGGCCGCCGGACGCTGCAAGAAGGCCGGGCTGGACGGCGTTGAGATACACGCGGCCCATGGATATCTGATAGCCAACTTCCTCTCGCCGCACACCAACAAGCGCACCGACGAGTACGGCGGCGAGGTGAAGAACCGGACCCGATTCCTGCTGGAGATCATCGCGGCGGTGAGAGAGAAGGTCGGGCGCGACTATCCGGTGTGGTGCCGCATCGACGGGCAAGAATTTGAGATCGAGGACGGCATCACTATAGACGACACAAAGCAGCTTGCGCCGATGCTGGAGGCCGCCGGCGTCGACGCCCTGCACGTGAGCGGCTACGGCGGCTTCCGCCGCTCCTTCTATCACGCCCCGATCTGCCAGCCCGAGGCGCACCTTGTCGGCCTGGCCGCCGAGATAAAGAAGACGGTGAAGATACCGGTCATCGCGGTGGGCCGCATCGACGCGGAGCTGGGCGACAGGCTGATTCGAGATGGCAAGGCGGATTTCATCGCCATGGCGCGCGCCATCCTCGCCGACCCGGAATATCCCAACAAGGTCGCCGCGGGCAGGCAGGACGATGTAATACCGTGCATCCAGTGTTACAACTGCGCCACGCAGGCCTTCTGGAACGCGCCGGTATTCTGCGCGGTCAACCCGGCGGCGGGCAAGGAGGCCGAGCTGCGCATCGAGCCAGCAGGGCAGCCGAAAAAGGTGCTGGTCATCGGCAGCGGGCCCGGCGGCATGGAGGCGGCCATCGTCGCCGCACGTCGTGGGCATAAAGTTGCGATATACGACAAAGGCGTGCGGCTGGGGGGCGCGCTGGTCTTCGCCTCCATGGCCTCCGAGCTTAACGAGGCATTTCTGTACTATCTCATCCGCCAGGTAAAAAAGCTTGGCATCGAGGTCCATCTCGGCACAGAGGTCACGCCGCAGCTTATCGACGAGATTAAACCGGACGCGGTGATAGTGGCCAATGGCGGCATCCTGACATCGCCGGATCTACCTGGCAAGAATCGGCCCAACGTACTGACCGGCTCGGACTTCCGCAAGATGCTGGCCAGCAACCTCAAGGGCGAGGGCGCCAGGATGCTTACGTGGTGGCAGAAGATGGCGGTGCGCATCAGCTCCCCGCTGCTGCCATACTTGATTACGATCCCCAACATTCGCAAGATATCGCGCATATGGCTGCCCATCGGCAAGCGCGTCGTCATCGTGGGCGGCGATATCGCGGGTGTGGAGCTGGCGGAGTTCCTGGCCGACCGCGGGCGCCAGGTCACCGTACTCGAAGAGAAGGACCTGGCCGCCGAGATGTCCATCGCCCGGAGATGGAACTACCTGCAGCACCTGCGCGAGATGGGCGTGACACTTATCAAGGGTGTGAAGTACGGCGAGATCACTGATGAGGGTGTGAGCTATTCGACCAAGAAAGGCTCGACCGTCGTGCCGGCCGACACCGTGGTAATCACCGGAGGCATCGCCGCCAACACCGCGCTGTACGAGGCGATAAAGGCCAAAGTGCCGCAGACGTTCATCGTCGGCGACTGCCGCGAGCTGCGCCTGATACACGGCTCGGTGGAGGACGGCTGCCGCGCTGCGCTTGCCATCCAGTAG
- a CDS encoding SDR family NAD(P)-dependent oxidoreductase, which yields MSLSNIQQLMDFTGKTVIVTGAGKGIGEAIALEFANAGADVVVAARTKSDLDKVVDKIKAMGRRGLAVPTDVTKVDAIDNLLQSTLKEFGKVDVLVNNAGHSPMKNVLNVTEEDWYYNLDLNLKSAFFCCQAVGTWWIKQKRGGRIVNISSLESHTPFARGVIPYEAAKAGVNMMTKALAKEWAYKGIYVNCVAPGSTNTEGTRQMAAAVGISVEEYKRMASVDVGICMGRPGEPEEMAYAVLFLSSDAANYITGQVLYVEGGALLGKAWKIKGA from the coding sequence ATGAGCCTGAGCAATATTCAGCAACTTATGGATTTCACTGGCAAGACCGTCATCGTGACCGGCGCGGGCAAGGGCATCGGCGAGGCCATAGCGCTGGAGTTCGCCAACGCAGGCGCCGATGTTGTAGTGGCCGCCCGCACAAAAAGCGACCTGGATAAGGTCGTCGATAAAATAAAAGCGATGGGACGCAGGGGGCTGGCCGTCCCCACCGACGTGACAAAGGTTGATGCCATCGACAACCTGCTACAATCGACTTTGAAGGAGTTCGGCAAGGTCGATGTGCTGGTAAACAACGCCGGCCACTCACCGATGAAGAACGTGCTAAACGTAACCGAGGAGGATTGGTATTACAACCTCGACCTGAACCTGAAGAGCGCATTCTTCTGCTGTCAGGCTGTAGGAACCTGGTGGATAAAGCAGAAGCGCGGCGGCAGGATAGTTAACATCTCCTCACTCGAATCGCATACGCCCTTCGCGCGAGGCGTTATACCATACGAGGCGGCCAAGGCCGGAGTCAACATGATGACCAAAGCCCTGGCCAAGGAATGGGCCTACAAGGGGATATACGTCAACTGCGTCGCGCCGGGCTCCACCAATACGGAGGGTACCCGCCAGATGGCGGCGGCCGTCGGGATATCCGTGGAGGAATACAAGCGTATGGCATCGGTGGATGTGGGCATATGCATGGGACGCCCCGGCGAGCCCGAGGAGATGGCCTACGCCGTGCTGTTCCTGTCATCGGACGCCGCGAATTACATCACTGGACAGGTGCTGTATGTGGAAGGCGGCGCGCTGCTGGGCAAGGCCTGGAAGATAAAAGGAGCGTAG